From the genome of Mycobacterium dioxanotrophicus, one region includes:
- a CDS encoding M56 family metallopeptidase: MTAVVWWALLGVAAGYLVPVALRALLRRGVGAAVLLCAWGAMVSLIVTALALPVLAELLRRCWLSAGPVDSSRVDTAAAAVSAVIVVVAAVRGGWRFGHLSRMRHRLHGKHFEMNWLLTGQRPRPGTVVWLPATEPLAYSLAGQPPLVVATTGLYRVFDDATVSAVLAHEHAHTARRHHLFVSLADTVASGLGWLPVMRQSPSLVRTLVELDADAHAARAHGHHRLLQALRTMQHTPAPPAALGIAGECTQLRMARLSAQSCGGAGRLGGAAARLGAGLVLGVPALLSLSAVIAVVSCTAA, from the coding sequence ATGACTGCGGTGGTGTGGTGGGCACTGCTCGGTGTAGCAGCGGGCTATTTGGTCCCAGTGGCGCTGCGTGCACTGTTGCGCCGCGGTGTTGGCGCAGCGGTGTTGCTGTGCGCATGGGGCGCGATGGTGAGTCTGATTGTCACGGCTCTGGCGCTACCGGTCCTCGCTGAACTCTTGCGCCGCTGCTGGCTGAGCGCAGGTCCGGTCGACTCCAGCCGGGTTGACACTGCAGCAGCTGCTGTCAGCGCGGTCATAGTCGTTGTCGCCGCGGTCCGCGGCGGCTGGCGTTTCGGCCATCTCAGCCGGATGCGGCACCGCCTGCACGGCAAGCATTTTGAGATGAACTGGCTGCTCACCGGTCAACGGCCCCGTCCCGGGACGGTGGTGTGGTTGCCCGCCACCGAGCCCCTGGCCTACAGCCTGGCCGGCCAACCACCGCTGGTTGTGGCGACCACGGGGCTATACCGGGTCTTCGATGACGCTACGGTCAGCGCCGTGCTGGCCCACGAGCATGCCCATACAGCGCGCCGGCATCATCTCTTCGTGTCCCTCGCCGATACGGTCGCCTCAGGGCTGGGATGGTTGCCGGTAATGCGTCAATCCCCGTCGTTGGTGCGCACACTGGTCGAATTGGATGCTGACGCCCACGCCGCGCGCGCCCACGGCCATCACCGCCTGCTGCAGGCCCTACGGACCATGCAACACACACCGGCGCCGCCAGCGGCCCTGGGCATCGCCGGTGAGTGCACCCAACTGCGGATGGCCCGTCTTTCCGCGCAGAGCTGCGGCGGGGCCGGCCGACTGGGCGGTGCCGCCGCACGGTTGGGCGCCGGCCTTGTCCTCGGGGTGCCGGCGTTGTTGAGTTTGTCGGCCGTGATCGCTGTCGTCTCCTGCACTGCGGCCTAA
- a CDS encoding TlpA family protein disulfide reductase, with translation MAAYTEPVGVPLSRPPTPHHFVDTAEDPAVVEGGAAACPAPAPARDAVAVPSLADARARCLGSARSANVGLAIAGKPTLLNLWASWCAPCRQEMPILDAYAGSPGAVRVVGVNVRDRSSSAAALVRDLQITYPSFTDADNVAAALAAPPLLPLSYLVKTDGSVRRLQDVLVFSDVEQVARSVATAMSS, from the coding sequence GTGGCCGCATACACCGAGCCGGTTGGCGTGCCGCTGTCACGGCCACCGACCCCCCATCACTTTGTCGACACTGCCGAGGACCCGGCTGTGGTCGAGGGCGGCGCCGCCGCCTGTCCGGCCCCTGCCCCTGCCCGTGACGCGGTGGCGGTGCCGTCACTGGCTGATGCGAGGGCGCGCTGCCTGGGTTCTGCACGCAGCGCCAATGTCGGTCTCGCGATCGCGGGTAAGCCCACACTGTTGAATCTGTGGGCGTCGTGGTGTGCGCCGTGCCGGCAGGAGATGCCCATTCTGGATGCTTACGCGGGCAGCCCTGGCGCGGTCCGTGTGGTGGGTGTGAATGTGCGCGACCGGTCCTCATCGGCAGCCGCGCTCGTTCGCGACTTGCAGATCACGTACCCGTCCTTTACCGACGCTGACAACGTCGCCGCGGCGTTGGCAGCGCCGCCGCTGCTTCCCCTGAGCTACCTGGTGAAGACCGATGGTTCGGTGCGCCGCTTGCAAGATGTGTTGGTGTTCAGTGATGTCGAGCAGGTCGCCCGTTCGGTCGCCACGGCGATGAGTTCGTGA
- the ripA gene encoding NlpC/P60 family peptidoglycan endopeptidase RipA, with protein MRPVRRIASSCLIFMVAAASAMLSNPQVHASHNGQAHADNSPVPAVVELAGANQRLAEVGAQIQGQQEGVNKALLEVSQARVAATAARRDADTSRQQLTEASTAIDTAQQRFDQFAAATYVNGPPKTLVLASNPDEVIAASADQLLTRGYRSALTQLQHVRIEKANQESTARAAEQRAEQALTVAGQRQHAAVATLTEAQRQFGSQQAEVDRLVAVRDAARARLSPAPRQPDGAGDWDRQPTDRAGTSQWDTTLPMVPSANVTGDPVAIINAVLQISATSAQLTADMGRKFLTGLGILPQAAAPADPGFTNGRIPRVYGRQASEYVIRRAMSQLGVPYSWGGGNANGASRGIDSGAGTVGFDCSGLYLYAFAGVGIKLDHYSGSQYNAGRKIPSAQMRRGDLIFYGPDASQHEAMYLGEGQMLEAPFTGSQVRIAPVRTSGMMPYVTRLIEY; from the coding sequence ATGAGGCCTGTCCGTCGCATTGCCAGCAGTTGCCTCATCTTCATGGTCGCGGCCGCCTCGGCAATGCTGAGCAACCCGCAGGTACACGCATCTCACAATGGCCAGGCTCATGCCGACAACTCCCCGGTGCCAGCGGTCGTCGAACTGGCTGGAGCCAACCAACGACTGGCTGAGGTCGGTGCACAGATCCAGGGCCAGCAGGAGGGTGTGAACAAGGCCCTGCTGGAGGTCTCCCAAGCCCGCGTCGCCGCCACTGCCGCGCGGCGCGACGCCGATACCAGCCGCCAGCAGCTCACCGAGGCCAGTACCGCCATCGACACCGCACAACAGCGATTCGACCAGTTCGCTGCTGCCACTTATGTCAACGGGCCCCCGAAGACGCTGGTGCTGGCGTCAAACCCAGATGAGGTCATCGCCGCCAGCGCCGACCAATTGCTGACCCGCGGATATCGCAGCGCGCTGACACAACTGCAACACGTCCGCATCGAAAAGGCAAACCAAGAATCTACGGCACGGGCGGCCGAACAGCGCGCCGAGCAAGCCCTCACCGTCGCCGGGCAGCGTCAGCACGCCGCAGTTGCCACCTTGACCGAAGCGCAACGCCAATTCGGTTCCCAGCAGGCAGAAGTCGATCGCCTGGTGGCGGTCCGCGATGCCGCGCGGGCACGCCTGAGTCCCGCACCACGGCAGCCGGATGGCGCCGGCGATTGGGACCGCCAACCGACCGACCGCGCCGGCACCAGCCAGTGGGACACCACCTTGCCGATGGTGCCCAGCGCGAACGTGACCGGTGATCCAGTCGCCATCATCAATGCAGTGCTTCAGATTTCAGCGACCTCGGCGCAGCTGACCGCCGATATGGGACGCAAGTTTTTGACCGGCCTGGGAATTTTGCCTCAAGCGGCCGCGCCTGCCGACCCGGGATTCACCAATGGCCGAATCCCCCGCGTGTACGGCCGACAGGCATCCGAATATGTGATCCGTCGGGCGATGTCGCAGTTGGGTGTGCCCTACTCGTGGGGAGGCGGCAATGCCAACGGAGCCTCACGCGGAATCGATTCAGGCGCAGGCACTGTCGGTTTCGACTGCTCGGGGCTGTATCTGTACGCGTTCGCCGGTGTCGGGATAAAACTCGACCACTATTCGGGATCCCAATACAACGCCGGGCGCAAAATTCCGTCGGCGCAAATGCGTCGCGGTGACCTGATCTTCTATGGACCCGACGCCAGCCAGCACGAGGCGATGTATCTGGGCGAGGGCCAAATGCTTGAGGCTCCGTTCACCGGCTCACAAGTACGCATCGCACCTGTGCGCACCAGCGGGATGATGCCCTACGTAACTCGACTGATCGAATACTGA
- a CDS encoding heavy metal translocating P-type ATPase: protein MTEHRHHDHGSVPAPDLVHDPVCGMTVDPHTSEYRIEYDSRTFHFCSAHCQSRFAADPGEFLDAAQAPAAAPVASLGESVEYTCPMHPEIRRPEPGSCPICGMALEPAVVTADTGPSPELSDMTRRFWIGLVLTAPVFALEMGGHLFPSLHHFVPATVSTWIQFVLATPVVLWAGWPFFVRGAQSVRTRNLNMFTLIAMGTGVAWLYSVVATLVPGVFPDAFRGMDGTVAVYFEAAAVITVLVLLGQVLELRAREQTSGAIKALLDLAPKTGRRINADGTEEEVALDAVQIGDLMRVRPGEKVPVDGAVQDGRSSLDESMVTGESMPVTKTSGDTVIGGTLNRTGALVIRAEKVGRDTMLARIVAMVAQAQRSRAPIQRLADKVARKFVPAVIAIAVVAFVVWALVGPSPSLAYALVVAVSVLIIACPCALGLATPMSIMVGVGRGAELGVLIKNAEALERLEKVDTLVVDKTGTLTEGRPSVTAIVPDNGIDANDVLRLAAGVERASEHPLALAIVEAAERAGLTTPAVTDFDSPVGRGVVGTVEGRRVALGNATFLADEGIDISAFARQADDLRHDGATAIFVGVGGRAAGVLAIADPVKDTTPEALTALRDDGIDVVMLTGDNRTTAEAVGRRLGISEVEAEVLPDHKSAVVQRLRDQGKIVAMAGDGVNDAPALAAADVGIAMGSGTDVAIESAGVTLLRGDLTGIVRARRLSAATMSNIRQNLVFAFVYNAAGIPLAAGVLYPVFGILLSPIIAAAAMALSSVSVIGNALRLRSKKL from the coding sequence ATGACCGAGCATCGCCACCATGACCACGGATCGGTGCCTGCCCCCGATCTCGTGCACGATCCCGTATGCGGGATGACGGTGGATCCTCACACGAGCGAGTACCGCATCGAATACGACAGTCGGACATTCCACTTCTGCTCGGCGCACTGTCAGTCCAGGTTCGCAGCGGACCCGGGCGAGTTCCTCGACGCCGCACAGGCCCCGGCCGCTGCGCCGGTCGCATCTCTCGGCGAGAGCGTCGAATACACCTGCCCAATGCACCCCGAGATTCGCCGGCCCGAACCCGGGTCCTGCCCGATCTGTGGGATGGCTCTCGAACCCGCCGTGGTCACCGCCGACACCGGCCCGAGCCCCGAACTCTCCGACATGACCCGCCGCTTCTGGATCGGTCTCGTTCTTACCGCCCCGGTGTTCGCCCTTGAAATGGGCGGGCACCTGTTCCCCTCACTACACCACTTCGTCCCCGCGACGGTCTCGACGTGGATCCAGTTCGTACTGGCGACCCCGGTGGTGCTGTGGGCTGGATGGCCGTTCTTCGTTCGCGGCGCGCAGTCGGTGCGCACACGCAACCTCAACATGTTCACCCTGATCGCGATGGGCACCGGGGTGGCCTGGCTCTACAGCGTCGTCGCCACCCTCGTGCCCGGTGTTTTCCCGGACGCCTTTCGCGGCATGGACGGCACCGTCGCCGTGTACTTCGAGGCCGCTGCCGTAATCACCGTGCTGGTGCTGCTCGGGCAGGTCCTGGAACTGCGGGCACGGGAGCAGACCTCCGGCGCGATCAAGGCACTGCTTGATCTGGCCCCGAAGACCGGGCGCCGTATCAACGCCGATGGCACCGAGGAAGAAGTAGCGCTCGACGCCGTGCAGATCGGCGATCTGATGCGGGTTCGGCCCGGCGAGAAGGTTCCGGTCGACGGCGCCGTGCAGGACGGGCGATCCTCGCTCGACGAGTCTATGGTCACCGGCGAATCGATGCCCGTCACCAAGACTTCCGGAGACACCGTGATCGGCGGCACCCTCAACCGCACCGGCGCATTGGTGATCCGCGCCGAAAAGGTCGGCCGCGACACCATGCTCGCCCGCATCGTTGCGATGGTGGCGCAAGCCCAGCGATCCCGCGCACCCATTCAACGGCTCGCCGACAAGGTCGCCCGAAAGTTTGTGCCCGCGGTCATCGCGATCGCCGTCGTCGCGTTTGTGGTGTGGGCACTCGTCGGGCCCTCCCCCTCGCTGGCATACGCACTGGTCGTCGCTGTGTCGGTGTTGATCATCGCCTGCCCCTGCGCCCTTGGCCTGGCCACCCCGATGTCGATCATGGTCGGCGTCGGTCGCGGCGCCGAACTCGGTGTGCTCATCAAGAACGCCGAGGCCCTCGAGCGCTTGGAGAAAGTCGACACCCTCGTCGTCGACAAGACCGGCACGCTGACCGAAGGACGCCCATCGGTCACCGCCATCGTGCCCGACAACGGCATCGACGCCAACGACGTACTGCGCCTGGCCGCCGGCGTCGAACGTGCCTCCGAACACCCGTTAGCGCTCGCGATTGTCGAAGCGGCCGAACGCGCCGGCCTCACCACCCCAGCCGTCACCGACTTCGATTCCCCCGTCGGACGCGGCGTGGTCGGCACCGTCGAGGGACGCCGGGTCGCCCTGGGCAATGCCACGTTCCTCGCTGACGAGGGAATCGACATCTCCGCGTTCGCCCGCCAGGCCGACGACCTCCGCCACGACGGCGCCACTGCGATCTTCGTCGGCGTCGGTGGCCGCGCCGCCGGTGTCCTCGCGATCGCCGACCCAGTCAAGGACACCACCCCCGAGGCCTTGACCGCGCTGCGCGACGATGGCATCGACGTCGTGATGCTCACCGGCGACAACCGCACCACCGCTGAGGCGGTCGGCCGCCGGCTCGGCATCAGCGAGGTGGAGGCCGAGGTTCTGCCTGATCACAAGAGCGCAGTCGTGCAGCGACTCCGGGACCAGGGCAAGATCGTGGCTATGGCCGGCGACGGCGTCAACGACGCCCCTGCACTCGCGGCCGCCGACGTGGGCATCGCGATGGGATCGGGCACGGACGTGGCCATCGAAAGCGCCGGGGTCACGCTCCTGCGCGGGGATCTGACGGGGATCGTCCGGGCGCGGCGACTATCCGCAGCGACGATGAGCAACATCCGGCAGAACCTGGTCTTCGCTTTCGTGTACAACGCCGCCGGCATCCCGCTCGCTGCCGGAGTCCTCTACCCGGTGTTCGGGATACTGCTGTCGCCGATCATCGCAGCCGCCGCGATGGCCCTGTCGTCGGTCAGCGTCATTGGCAACGCCCTACGGTTGCGCTCGAAGAAGCTCTAA
- a CDS encoding class I SAM-dependent methyltransferase yields the protein MTVITVPQIIPAQPDKPVLDDVPELQAFARAIAVDGVWTTDIARATASMFDGMAATWNTQHSTNRFDAVRDALRRGQIPVGGRCLEVGSGTGQITPLLTDHFDEVFCVDLSIALLTQAPGCDSFRICCDASRLPFCDQVFDAAVLVDTFCCAHELVRVLKGRGHIVWINLLGQDGPLYVPATDIASALPGAWTSTESAAGWGSWSVLSAVASPSEPASTPWP from the coding sequence ATGACCGTCATCACCGTTCCCCAGATTATCCCTGCTCAGCCCGACAAACCTGTCCTAGACGATGTTCCCGAGCTCCAGGCATTCGCCCGCGCAATCGCCGTCGATGGCGTCTGGACTACCGACATCGCGCGAGCTACCGCCAGCATGTTCGACGGTATGGCCGCCACATGGAACACCCAACACAGCACGAACCGATTCGACGCGGTGCGCGACGCCCTCCGTCGGGGCCAGATACCCGTCGGCGGACGCTGCCTTGAAGTCGGATCCGGAACCGGGCAGATCACCCCGCTGCTGACCGACCACTTCGACGAGGTCTTCTGTGTCGACCTTTCCATCGCACTGCTCACCCAAGCACCCGGGTGCGACAGCTTTCGCATCTGCTGTGATGCCTCTCGATTGCCGTTTTGCGATCAGGTCTTCGACGCCGCTGTACTCGTCGATACGTTCTGCTGCGCCCACGAGCTCGTCCGCGTTCTCAAAGGCCGCGGACACATCGTCTGGATCAACCTGCTCGGCCAAGACGGACCGTTATACGTCCCCGCCACCGACATCGCCAGTGCGCTCCCCGGCGCCTGGACTAGTACGGAGAGTGCTGCAGGCTGGGGAAGCTGGAGCGTGCTGTCGGCAGTGGCCTCCCCATCCGAGCCGGCCAGTACCCCGTGGCCGTAA
- a CDS encoding L,D-transpeptidase has translation MTVDRRIGVRVLAAVLVLTGTFGAVVAVGISHCWGCDRAGSSDQQSAVAPQPIADLVISPGPAATDVDPLGPVTVSASFASVSEVTMTNEEGIRIAGVTTPDGAVWKPAVPLGYGRTYTITATATAPDGARLQRVSTFSTLVPGNQTRVRLTTTSGADVRDGATYGIGTVVVARFDEPIVDKAAAERRLVVSTAPAVIGSWYWLDDQTAHWRPAQYFAPETAVTVQANIYGAALGGGLYGQEDVHVGFVIGDAHVAIADDATKQVSVFNNGQLVRTMPTSMGMGGTERVNGQTISFWTQRGIYTVMDKANPVVMDSSTYGLPINSRLGYRETISWATRISTDGIYLHQLESTVWAQGNTNVSHGCLNLNPDNARWFYDFSQPGDVVEVRNTGGEPLQVWQNGDWSVPWEQWVKGSALR, from the coding sequence GTGACCGTGGATCGCCGAATCGGCGTGCGGGTGTTGGCCGCGGTGCTGGTGCTCACCGGAACGTTCGGGGCGGTTGTCGCCGTGGGAATCTCGCACTGTTGGGGGTGTGACCGCGCGGGCAGCAGCGACCAGCAGAGCGCCGTTGCGCCGCAGCCAATCGCCGATCTGGTGATTTCCCCGGGACCGGCGGCCACCGATGTGGACCCACTGGGCCCGGTAACTGTGTCGGCGAGCTTTGCTTCGGTGTCGGAGGTGACGATGACCAACGAAGAGGGCATCCGCATCGCCGGCGTCACCACACCCGACGGTGCGGTGTGGAAGCCCGCCGTGCCGCTGGGCTATGGACGCACCTACACCATCACCGCGACCGCCACCGCCCCCGACGGGGCCCGGCTGCAACGTGTTTCTACGTTCTCGACCCTGGTTCCGGGCAATCAGACCCGGGTCCGGCTGACCACGACATCGGGTGCTGACGTGCGTGACGGCGCGACCTACGGCATCGGCACCGTCGTGGTGGCGCGCTTCGATGAACCGATCGTCGACAAGGCCGCCGCCGAGCGGCGCCTGGTGGTGTCGACTGCACCGGCGGTGATCGGGTCCTGGTACTGGCTGGACGATCAGACTGCGCATTGGCGCCCGGCACAGTACTTCGCCCCGGAAACGGCGGTGACGGTGCAGGCCAACATCTACGGAGCGGCGTTGGGGGGCGGCCTGTATGGGCAAGAGGATGTGCATGTGGGCTTTGTCATCGGCGACGCACACGTCGCCATCGCCGACGACGCCACCAAACAGGTCAGCGTGTTCAACAACGGCCAACTGGTCCGCACCATGCCGACCTCGATGGGCATGGGCGGCACCGAGAGGGTCAACGGACAAACCATCTCATTTTGGACCCAGCGCGGCATCTACACGGTGATGGACAAGGCCAATCCCGTGGTGATGGACTCCTCGACCTATGGCCTGCCGATCAATTCCCGGCTGGGGTACCGCGAAACGATCTCGTGGGCCACCCGTATAAGCACCGACGGGATCTATCTGCATCAGCTGGAGAGCACCGTCTGGGCTCAGGGCAACACCAATGTGTCGCACGGCTGCCTGAACCTCAACCCCGACAACGCCCGCTGGTTCTACGACTTTTCCCAGCCCGGCGATGTCGTCGAGGTTCGCAACACCGGCGGCGAGCCCCTGCAGGTCTGGCAGAACGGCGACTGGAGTGTGCCCTGGGAGCAGTGGGTGAAAGGCAGTGCTTTGCGTTGA
- a CDS encoding multicopper oxidase family protein, with the protein MIDTGRAPQFSRRGFLAASVALGATAITGCQRNTGTAPPASTSSSSGAIAAAEARRPHSGRTVSTTLTAQRGPVDLGGRTVDTLSYNGSVPGPLVRASVGDELAVTVRNHLDHSTSVHWHGVALRNDMDGASPATPDIDAGGEFTYRFSVPHPGTYWAHPHTGLDADTGLYFPVIVDDPNDPGRYDAEWVVMLDDWTDGVGPTPTQIYDGLRGGSGHNGMPGMGGMSGGGMGNSALLGGDAGDVSYPYYAINGRIPQAPTTFRAKPGDRVRIRIINAGSDTAFRVALAGHRLTITHTDGFPVTPIDADAVLLGMGERYDMVVTAGDGVFPLVAAAEGKNATARALLVTGTGVTPAAEYTPGELQGRVATVSDLAATGEAVLPPSPDEVNLSADLGGSMMRYDWTINGLPFAKTRPLQVREGQHVSLTFNNATMMWHPMHLHGHTFEVVGADGRPGARKDTAIVLPMQKLQVRFVADNPGVWMMHCHNTYHQEAGMMTSVDYQA; encoded by the coding sequence ATGATTGATACCGGCAGGGCACCGCAGTTCAGCCGCCGCGGGTTCCTTGCGGCTTCAGTCGCGTTGGGTGCTACCGCGATAACGGGGTGTCAGCGCAACACTGGTACGGCACCTCCGGCCTCCACGTCCTCCTCGTCGGGCGCGATTGCCGCCGCCGAAGCACGCCGCCCCCACAGCGGGCGCACCGTGTCGACCACCTTGACCGCTCAGCGCGGCCCCGTCGATCTTGGAGGCCGCACAGTAGACACGTTGTCCTACAACGGTTCTGTACCCGGGCCACTGGTGCGGGCGTCAGTCGGCGATGAGTTGGCGGTGACGGTGCGCAATCATCTGGATCACTCCACCTCGGTGCACTGGCATGGGGTTGCGTTGCGCAACGACATGGATGGCGCTTCGCCGGCCACACCCGACATCGATGCCGGCGGTGAGTTCACGTACCGATTCTCGGTGCCGCACCCTGGAACCTATTGGGCCCATCCGCACACCGGGCTGGACGCCGACACCGGCCTGTATTTTCCGGTGATCGTCGATGACCCCAACGACCCTGGCCGCTACGACGCCGAGTGGGTGGTGATGCTCGATGACTGGACTGACGGGGTAGGCCCGACCCCGACCCAGATCTATGACGGATTGCGCGGCGGCAGCGGCCACAACGGCATGCCGGGGATGGGAGGTATGAGCGGTGGCGGTATGGGCAACAGTGCGTTGCTCGGCGGGGACGCCGGCGACGTAAGCTACCCATACTATGCGATCAACGGGCGTATCCCTCAGGCGCCCACGACGTTTCGCGCCAAGCCTGGTGACCGGGTGCGGATTCGGATCATCAACGCCGGGTCTGATACCGCCTTTCGAGTGGCGCTTGCAGGACACCGGCTGACCATCACCCATACCGATGGATTCCCGGTAACGCCCATCGACGCTGACGCCGTGTTGCTCGGCATGGGGGAACGCTACGACATGGTAGTCACCGCCGGAGACGGAGTGTTTCCACTGGTGGCAGCGGCCGAGGGCAAGAACGCTACCGCGCGCGCATTGCTGGTCACCGGGACAGGGGTGACCCCGGCTGCCGAGTACACCCCCGGCGAGCTGCAGGGCCGCGTCGCGACAGTCAGCGACTTGGCCGCCACAGGGGAGGCGGTGTTGCCGCCATCGCCCGACGAGGTGAACCTGTCGGCAGATCTGGGTGGGTCGATGATGCGCTACGACTGGACGATCAATGGATTGCCGTTCGCAAAGACCCGCCCGCTGCAGGTCCGAGAGGGCCAACATGTGTCGTTGACGTTCAACAACGCCACGATGATGTGGCACCCGATGCACTTGCACGGACACACCTTCGAAGTGGTCGGCGCCGATGGCCGCCCAGGCGCGCGCAAAGACACCGCCATCGTGTTGCCGATGCAAAAGCTACAGGTGCGGTTCGTCGCCGACAATCCCGGTGTGTGGATGATGCACTGTCACAACACCTATCACCAAGAGGCCGGCATGATGACCAGTGTGGATTACCAGGCCTAG
- a CDS encoding response regulator transcription factor — MTDAPRAAAEGSQYRALVVDDETALADVVASYLVREQFSAHIAHTGPDGLELARTVDPDVVILDLGLPGMDGLEVCRQIRTFSDAYVVILTARDTEIDTILGLTVGADDYVTKPFSPRELVARIRAMLRRPRIAADPAPVGASARPAPLQIGALRIDVAARQVSLAGQPIALTRMEFDILATLAARPGLVLSRRQLLELVHDGPWIGNDHLVDVHIGHVRRKLGEDPGARRYVVTVRGVGYRIGNGQ; from the coding sequence ATGACTGATGCACCGCGGGCAGCGGCAGAGGGCTCGCAGTACCGGGCACTGGTCGTCGATGACGAGACCGCGCTGGCCGATGTGGTGGCCAGCTACCTCGTTCGCGAGCAGTTCAGCGCCCACATCGCCCATACCGGGCCAGACGGGCTCGAATTGGCTCGCACTGTCGATCCCGACGTGGTGATCCTCGATCTGGGGTTACCTGGGATGGACGGATTGGAAGTGTGCCGCCAGATTCGCACCTTCTCTGACGCCTACGTGGTCATCCTGACCGCCCGCGACACCGAAATCGACACCATTCTCGGGCTCACCGTGGGCGCCGACGACTACGTCACGAAACCGTTCAGTCCTCGCGAATTGGTTGCCCGCATCCGGGCGATGTTGCGGCGTCCCCGCATTGCTGCCGACCCGGCGCCCGTCGGCGCCTCGGCACGGCCAGCACCCCTGCAGATCGGGGCGTTGCGCATCGACGTGGCCGCTCGCCAGGTATCGCTGGCCGGGCAGCCGATCGCGCTGACACGGATGGAATTCGACATCCTGGCGACGCTGGCCGCCCGTCCAGGACTAGTACTGAGCCGGCGCCAGCTGCTGGAATTAGTGCACGACGGTCCGTGGATAGGCAATGATCACCTCGTCGACGTGCACATCGGGCATGTGCGGCGCAAGCTCGGCGAAGACCCCGGCGCGCGGCGATACGTCGTTACCGTTCGAGGGGTGGGCTACCGCATTGGTAACGGACAATGA
- a CDS encoding sensor histidine kinase — protein sequence MRLLIAQSAVLLAGAITTWLVAAVVGPPLFREHLHRAGIPPRSPEQLHAEQAYQYATMLSVGGAVVVSAVTAILVTWYVSRRLQRSVADVAAAATAVADGDYGVRVPPPGLGADFHSLAHAFNHMATQLQAVDVNRRQLFSDLAHEIRTPIAVLDAYIEAVEDGVRSLTPDTTAMLRDQTRRLVRFSEDVAALAQAEEGAASMSMADVDISEVILTIATAVSDRYDAKKVQLHTALPPSLPPLHGDGQRLAQVLTNLLDNALRHTPAHGLVTVSAEYQAGCIVVRVSDTGHGITPEHLPHIFDRLYRADPARTREHGGSGLGLSIAKAIVEAHGGSIRAESSSSPKQTTFTVELPTTATPN from the coding sequence ATGCGGTTGCTGATCGCGCAATCGGCAGTGCTTCTGGCCGGGGCCATCACCACCTGGCTGGTCGCTGCTGTGGTGGGGCCGCCGTTGTTCCGTGAACACCTGCACCGTGCCGGCATCCCGCCGCGCTCACCCGAACAATTGCACGCCGAGCAGGCCTACCAGTACGCGACCATGCTGTCGGTCGGCGGTGCAGTGGTTGTTTCGGCCGTGACAGCGATTCTGGTGACCTGGTATGTCAGCCGGCGGCTGCAACGCTCGGTAGCTGATGTCGCCGCTGCCGCCACCGCCGTCGCAGACGGCGATTACGGCGTCCGGGTGCCACCACCGGGTCTGGGCGCCGACTTCCATTCATTGGCACACGCTTTCAACCACATGGCCACACAATTGCAGGCCGTCGATGTCAACCGGCGCCAACTGTTCAGTGACCTTGCCCACGAAATCCGCACCCCGATAGCTGTCCTGGACGCCTACATCGAGGCAGTCGAAGACGGGGTGCGATCGTTGACCCCCGACACCACCGCGATGTTGCGAGACCAAACCCGACGACTCGTCCGGTTCTCCGAAGACGTCGCCGCACTCGCTCAGGCAGAAGAAGGCGCCGCATCGATGTCCATGGCCGACGTGGACATCTCCGAGGTCATTCTCACCATCGCCACAGCGGTCAGCGACCGATACGACGCCAAAAAGGTGCAGCTACACACAGCACTTCCCCCGTCGTTACCACCGCTGCACGGTGACGGGCAACGACTGGCCCAAGTGCTCACCAACCTGCTCGACAACGCGCTACGCCACACCCCCGCGCATGGCCTGGTCACCGTCAGCGCCGAATACCAGGCCGGATGCATCGTGGTGCGAGTCAGCGACACCGGTCACGGCATTACCCCCGAGCACCTCCCCCACATCTTCGACCGCCTCTACCGCGCTGATCCGGCACGCACCCGCGAGCACGGGGGCTCGGGGCTTGGTCTGTCTATCGCCAAGGCGATCGTCGAGGCCCACGGTGGCAGCATCCGTGCTGAAAGCTCAAGTTCGCCAAAACAAACCACTTTCACCGTCGAGTTGCCGACAACGGCCACACCGAACTGA